One genomic region from Leifsonia sp. Root1293 encodes:
- a CDS encoding glycosyltransferase, whose product MSDATPADFSLLLPVYRADDPAHFIKAFTSSVAAQTRRPAQVVVVQDGPVPAELTAAIDQVVAESPVPVVHQVLPENVGLATALTSGLSVCAHDIVARIDADDISLASRFERQLPLIESGLDLVGTGMYEFLDDVGSIVGQRVPRTGQTEIEAYARFHDPFSHPTVVYRRSAVDAAGGYQAMGLMEDYWLFARMIASGAKVGNVAEPLVMYRVGAGAYARRGGREQWRSERALQKALLGIGFTTRGQYLRNIAVRGAYRFVPEPVRRVAYRRLIARGPGIVRTVEH is encoded by the coding sequence ATGAGCGACGCGACCCCGGCGGACTTCTCGCTGCTGCTTCCCGTCTACAGGGCGGACGACCCCGCCCATTTCATCAAGGCGTTCACGAGCAGCGTCGCGGCGCAGACCAGGCGCCCGGCACAGGTCGTCGTGGTGCAGGACGGCCCTGTGCCTGCTGAGCTCACCGCGGCCATCGATCAGGTCGTGGCCGAGAGTCCCGTGCCCGTCGTGCACCAGGTGCTCCCCGAGAACGTCGGCCTGGCCACGGCCCTCACGAGTGGACTCTCCGTCTGCGCCCACGACATCGTCGCGCGCATCGACGCTGACGACATCTCGCTCGCCAGTCGCTTCGAACGGCAGCTTCCCCTCATCGAGAGTGGACTGGACCTCGTCGGAACGGGCATGTACGAGTTCCTCGACGACGTCGGGTCCATCGTCGGCCAGCGTGTTCCGCGCACGGGCCAGACGGAGATCGAGGCCTACGCGCGGTTCCACGATCCATTCAGCCACCCGACGGTCGTGTACCGACGGAGCGCCGTCGATGCGGCCGGCGGCTACCAGGCCATGGGGCTCATGGAGGACTACTGGCTGTTCGCCCGCATGATCGCATCCGGGGCCAAGGTCGGCAACGTCGCCGAGCCCCTGGTCATGTACCGCGTCGGCGCCGGCGCCTATGCCCGTCGCGGCGGGCGCGAGCAGTGGCGCAGCGAACGGGCCCTGCAGAAGGCCCTCCTCGGCATCGGATTCACGACCCGGGGCCAGTACCTGCGCAACATCGCGGTCCGCGGGGCCTACAGGTTCGTTCCCGAACCCGTGCGGCGCGTTGCGTATCGGCGCCTCATCGCTCGCGGACCCGGCATCGTCCGCACCGTCGAGCACTGA
- a CDS encoding cell wall-binding repeat-containing protein, translated as MKSAVAILLAVALGVSMPGIVATSAVAAPQASSTPAPTESPDGGSTEAAAPVATPDPSAEPTLEPSPEPEPTLSPEPTSEPSAEPTTEPTPTEQPNSEPTPTTDPTPSPTPTPTDAPITEAPVAPESDAPAPQLYSEVQTLAAGSFNPAAIISDFNFFNSWAMTEDEIQAFLERQIDAQGGCQNSNCLAAFRMNTPNASWSFGTCAPYSGASGESAARIIYRVQRLCGLSAKVILVTLQKEQGLITSQSPSDGVMRKAMGMGCPDTSVCDSQFYGFFNQVYAAARQLLWYTNPGSSMYQGGRFRVGQPRPIQFNPNAACGSSSVTIQNLATSALYFYTPYQPNANSLAAGWGASWDGCASYGNRNFSLYYNAWFGNPNSTSPIPTTRLGGNDRYETAVAISQDTYKSAGVPVVYVASGSGFADALSAAPAAATQGGPLLLVAQTAVPYSTLAELKRLKPKNIVIVGGTGVVTAQVAKALSAIAPVKRIAGADRFETSQLIAATVFPAATSAFLATGWDFADALSAGAAAGASKTPVLLVDGKARTADEPTLRVLRTIGVTKITLAGGTGAISHGIAVSLKSAGATVVRRAGLDRYATSVAINTAAFGSSATAYVAAGMAFPDALAGAAAAAKSGMPLYLSYRDCLPKAVRESITAKGAKRLVVLGGTGAMTDRVRLMMYC; from the coding sequence ATGAAGTCTGCCGTCGCCATCCTCCTTGCCGTCGCTCTCGGGGTGAGCATGCCCGGCATCGTCGCCACGTCGGCCGTCGCGGCTCCCCAGGCGTCGTCGACCCCGGCTCCCACCGAGTCGCCTGACGGCGGATCCACGGAGGCCGCGGCACCAGTGGCGACGCCCGATCCGAGTGCGGAGCCGACTCTCGAGCCATCGCCGGAGCCGGAGCCGACCCTCAGCCCAGAACCGACGTCCGAGCCGAGCGCCGAGCCGACAACCGAGCCGACGCCCACCGAGCAGCCGAACTCCGAGCCGACCCCAACCACTGATCCGACGCCCAGCCCGACGCCCACGCCCACCGACGCGCCCATCACAGAGGCACCCGTCGCCCCTGAGAGCGACGCACCGGCTCCTCAGCTGTACAGCGAGGTGCAGACCCTCGCCGCCGGGAGCTTCAACCCCGCCGCCATCATCAGCGACTTCAACTTCTTCAACTCGTGGGCGATGACCGAGGACGAGATTCAGGCCTTCCTCGAGCGGCAGATCGACGCCCAGGGCGGCTGCCAGAACTCGAACTGCCTCGCCGCGTTCCGGATGAACACGCCCAACGCCTCATGGAGCTTCGGCACCTGCGCCCCCTACAGCGGCGCCAGCGGCGAGTCTGCAGCACGCATCATCTATCGCGTGCAGCGTCTCTGCGGGCTGAGCGCGAAGGTCATCCTGGTCACGCTCCAGAAGGAGCAGGGACTCATCACCTCCCAGTCTCCGAGCGATGGCGTCATGCGCAAGGCCATGGGCATGGGCTGCCCGGACACCTCGGTCTGCGACTCGCAGTTCTACGGATTCTTCAACCAGGTCTACGCCGCCGCGCGCCAGCTGCTCTGGTACACCAACCCCGGCAGCTCCATGTACCAAGGCGGCAGGTTCCGCGTCGGCCAGCCTCGGCCGATCCAGTTCAACCCGAATGCCGCCTGTGGCTCATCTTCGGTCACCATCCAGAATCTCGCCACTTCGGCGCTCTACTTCTATACGCCATACCAGCCCAACGCGAACAGCCTCGCGGCCGGTTGGGGTGCCTCGTGGGACGGCTGCGCCTCCTATGGCAACAGGAACTTCTCGCTCTACTACAACGCCTGGTTCGGGAACCCGAACTCGACCTCCCCGATTCCCACCACCCGTCTCGGCGGCAACGACAGGTACGAGACGGCGGTCGCCATTTCGCAGGACACCTACAAGTCGGCTGGAGTTCCCGTCGTCTACGTGGCGTCAGGTTCCGGATTCGCCGACGCTCTGTCGGCAGCACCAGCCGCGGCGACGCAGGGTGGCCCCCTCCTCCTCGTCGCCCAGACCGCGGTGCCATACTCGACGCTGGCAGAACTGAAGAGACTGAAGCCGAAGAACATCGTCATCGTGGGCGGCACCGGCGTAGTGACGGCACAAGTCGCCAAGGCCCTCTCGGCCATCGCCCCGGTCAAGCGCATCGCAGGAGCCGACCGCTTCGAGACGTCCCAACTGATCGCCGCGACGGTCTTCCCCGCAGCCACCTCGGCATTCCTCGCCACCGGCTGGGACTTCGCGGATGCCCTGTCGGCGGGCGCCGCCGCCGGAGCGTCGAAGACACCAGTGCTGTTGGTGGACGGAAAGGCGAGGACCGCCGACGAGCCGACGCTGCGCGTACTGCGAACGATCGGCGTGACGAAGATCACCCTTGCTGGCGGGACAGGAGCCATCAGCCATGGCATCGCCGTGAGCCTGAAGTCGGCGGGTGCAACAGTCGTGAGACGTGCGGGTCTCGACCGGTATGCGACGAGCGTCGCCATCAACACCGCCGCCTTCGGCTCCTCGGCGACAGCGTACGTGGCTGCCGGCATGGCGTTCCCCGATGCGCTCGCTGGTGCTGCGGCGGCTGCGAAGTCCGGCATGCCTCTCTATCTCAGCTACAGGGACTGCCTACCCAAGGCTGTACGGGAGAGCATCACGGCCAAGGGCGCGAAGAGACTGGTGGTACTGGGCGGCACCGGCGCCATGACTGACCGGGTCCGCTTGATGATGTATTGCTGA
- a CDS encoding DUF6541 family protein, translating into MDMWLEAVPALLIALAWMLVPGAAFLGALGVRGLLLITAAPAASVALIAVVAVALSRLGIEWSPLSVVVVVVLLAAAAWLLRRFVFRRPIQPGVRKSWASIAIPWALAAMAVLVQLVIVWGRPDAISQTFDNGFHLNAVRYILDTGNASSLSLTGVISSGGAYPAAWHDLVSLVAMTPGISIPLAANMINVVVAAVVWPGALLLVARVIFPGRLAALIAAAVLSAVLPWFPLLMLTFGVLFPFFLATALLPVALALAFSLFRVGSDLGTSIPLRVITAGCALLAIGLAQPAVAFFAVAVALPAFGFFVVAAARSAASRGRMLAIVTAAVIAVSAFAAAWIMVGRMGMYAPWGPKVGDRFGLVETFLLFRDGQPPSFGLALFVIVGLVLMILTRTRLWLVGSWVISALLFFVAEAVGSPEIRVLFIGLFYKDPPRLAALFGVVCVVVGIVGAVKLWDVVSVRWDRRFPGRPITGTAGRILSVALFVVAAAAGQIPALDAASSAGRYAWGAGEWAPILSSDERVLLERLTGTTDPDAVIAGNPWTGTNLAYAIADRRVLNPHFNFSQDPDHVLLNSRLNEVASDPEVCATAERLGVEYALDFGSYFGDAAKLLSFDATAAYPGLLDLDTAPGFVEIDRVGPAALYRVPDCSS; encoded by the coding sequence ATGGACATGTGGCTCGAGGCCGTGCCGGCCTTGCTCATTGCGCTCGCCTGGATGCTGGTTCCCGGTGCGGCGTTCCTGGGCGCTCTCGGCGTACGTGGACTCTTGCTCATCACCGCCGCGCCGGCCGCCAGTGTCGCGCTCATCGCCGTCGTCGCCGTCGCACTCTCGCGTCTCGGGATCGAATGGAGCCCACTGAGCGTCGTCGTCGTCGTGGTGCTGCTCGCCGCAGCCGCATGGCTCCTGCGCCGCTTCGTGTTCCGCCGGCCGATACAACCAGGAGTGCGGAAGTCGTGGGCGTCCATCGCCATCCCCTGGGCTCTTGCTGCCATGGCCGTCCTGGTGCAGCTGGTCATCGTGTGGGGTCGGCCCGATGCGATCTCCCAGACTTTCGACAACGGCTTCCACCTCAACGCCGTGCGATACATCCTCGACACCGGAAATGCATCATCGCTCTCGCTGACCGGTGTGATCTCGTCAGGCGGAGCCTATCCCGCCGCCTGGCACGACCTCGTCTCCCTCGTCGCGATGACCCCGGGTATCAGCATCCCGCTCGCCGCGAACATGATCAACGTCGTTGTCGCTGCCGTCGTCTGGCCAGGCGCATTGCTGCTGGTCGCCCGCGTGATATTCCCCGGCCGTCTCGCTGCCCTTATCGCCGCGGCGGTGCTCAGTGCCGTTCTGCCCTGGTTTCCGCTGCTCATGCTCACCTTCGGAGTTCTCTTCCCGTTCTTCCTCGCCACAGCACTGCTCCCCGTGGCGCTGGCCCTGGCGTTCTCGCTGTTCAGAGTCGGTTCCGACCTCGGGACATCGATCCCTCTGCGTGTCATCACAGCCGGATGCGCGCTTCTCGCCATCGGCTTGGCGCAGCCGGCAGTCGCCTTCTTCGCCGTGGCAGTCGCTCTGCCTGCGTTCGGCTTCTTCGTGGTCGCCGCGGCCAGGAGTGCCGCTTCACGCGGCCGGATGCTCGCCATCGTGACCGCTGCGGTGATCGCCGTCAGCGCCTTCGCTGCCGCCTGGATCATGGTCGGACGCATGGGCATGTACGCGCCGTGGGGGCCCAAGGTCGGGGACAGATTCGGCCTGGTGGAGACCTTCCTGCTGTTCCGCGACGGTCAACCGCCTTCCTTCGGTCTGGCGTTGTTCGTGATCGTCGGCCTCGTGCTCATGATCCTGACGCGAACCAGGCTCTGGCTGGTGGGCTCGTGGGTCATCTCGGCACTGCTGTTCTTCGTCGCCGAAGCCGTGGGGTCGCCCGAGATCCGTGTGCTCTTCATCGGCCTGTTCTACAAGGACCCGCCACGCCTGGCTGCGCTGTTCGGCGTAGTCTGCGTCGTTGTCGGCATCGTCGGCGCGGTGAAATTGTGGGACGTCGTCTCCGTGCGCTGGGACAGGCGCTTCCCGGGACGTCCCATCACCGGGACCGCCGGACGGATTCTCTCGGTCGCGCTTTTCGTCGTCGCCGCAGCAGCCGGCCAGATCCCGGCCCTCGACGCCGCGTCGAGCGCGGGACGGTATGCATGGGGAGCGGGGGAGTGGGCGCCGATCCTCTCGTCCGATGAACGCGTGCTGCTCGAGCGGCTCACCGGCACCACAGATCCCGACGCAGTCATCGCAGGGAACCCGTGGACGGGAACGAACCTCGCATACGCCATCGCGGATCGCCGCGTCCTGAATCCCCACTTCAACTTCTCCCAGGATCCCGACCACGTCCTCCTGAACTCGCGATTGAACGAGGTCGCCTCGGACCCTGAGGTGTGCGCGACGGCCGAACGCCTCGGGGTGGAGTATGCGCTGGACTTCGGCTCCTACTTCGGCGATGCGGCCAAGTTGCTGAGCTTCGATGCGACCGCCGCCTATCCGGGCCTGCTCGACCTCGACACGGCACCGGGCTTCGTCGAGATCGACCGCGTCGGTCCCGCGGCTCTGTACCGCGTGCCGGATTGCTCGTCCTGA
- a CDS encoding DUF2304 domain-containing protein, translated as MWIQILLVIGVVVVGLFLARPGGSDSHLALRRLFMAGFVVVAIVSIIFPQWLSWLANLIGVGRGADLLLYALVLAFLVFVATTYRRNVAVNRRITRLAREVALARAAAEDAGIERPQA; from the coding sequence ATGTGGATCCAGATCCTCCTCGTCATCGGCGTCGTCGTCGTCGGGCTGTTCCTCGCCCGTCCCGGAGGAAGCGACAGCCACCTCGCGCTGCGTCGCCTGTTCATGGCCGGCTTCGTCGTCGTCGCGATCGTGTCGATCATCTTCCCGCAGTGGCTGAGCTGGCTCGCCAACCTCATCGGCGTCGGCCGCGGAGCCGACCTGCTGCTCTACGCCCTCGTGCTGGCGTTCCTCGTCTTCGTGGCGACGACCTATCGCCGCAACGTTGCCGTCAATCGACGCATCACAAGACTGGCGCGTGAGGTCGCACTCGCCCGGGCCGCAGCCGAGGACGCCGGGATCGAGCGACCTCAAGCCTGA
- a CDS encoding glycosyltransferase family 2 protein, with the protein MHAPAPSPAVDPRRHAADTWIVIPLYNERTVIQQVIVDLQVHFDHIVCIDDGSVDGSAAVAAAAGARVVHHPVNLGQGAALQTGFEYVEAHPDARYLVTFDADGQHRVSDAVEMLDLAKDDDLAIVFGSRFLDDRTNPGWLKHVILKTAVWVTNLTTGLRLTDAHNGLRVIRTDAAGMIELEQDGMAHATEIVLKLGRTKLPWKEYPVELLYTDYSKAKGQSVLNSVNILVDLLVR; encoded by the coding sequence ATGCACGCACCTGCCCCCAGCCCCGCCGTCGACCCCCGGCGACACGCTGCGGACACCTGGATCGTCATTCCCCTCTACAACGAGCGCACGGTCATCCAGCAGGTCATCGTCGACCTGCAGGTGCACTTCGACCACATCGTCTGCATCGACGACGGCAGTGTCGACGGGTCGGCAGCCGTGGCGGCGGCTGCGGGAGCGCGGGTCGTGCACCACCCCGTGAACCTGGGGCAGGGTGCCGCCCTCCAGACGGGATTCGAATACGTCGAGGCGCATCCGGATGCCCGCTACCTGGTCACCTTCGACGCCGACGGCCAGCATCGGGTGAGCGACGCCGTCGAGATGCTCGACCTCGCCAAGGACGATGACCTCGCCATCGTGTTCGGCTCGAGGTTCCTCGACGATCGCACCAATCCCGGTTGGCTGAAGCACGTCATCCTCAAGACCGCCGTCTGGGTCACCAACCTGACGACGGGCCTGCGGTTGACGGACGCCCACAACGGACTCCGCGTCATCCGCACGGATGCTGCCGGCATGATCGAGCTGGAGCAGGACGGCATGGCGCATGCGACCGAGATCGTGCTGAAGCTCGGCCGCACGAAGCTGCCCTGGAAGGAATACCCCGTGGAACTGCTCTACACCGACTACTCGAAGGCCAAGGGGCAATCGGTGCTGAACTCCGTCAACATCCTCGTCGATCTGCTGGTGCGCTGA
- a CDS encoding acyltransferase codes for MPTSPGVRIVDSADVADDVTIGSDSSIWHLAQVRETAVLGENCVIGRGAYIGTGVVLGDNCKVQNYALVYEPAVLGHGVFIGPAVVLTNDTYPRAVNPDGTQKSAHDWEPVGVTIRDGASIGARAVCVAPVTIGAWATVAAGAVVTRDVPDFALMAGVPARRLGWVGRAGQRLVEDGSYWVCPATGTRYRENEGALEELAEHD; via the coding sequence GTGCCGACGAGCCCCGGCGTCCGAATCGTGGATTCGGCCGATGTCGCCGACGATGTGACCATCGGATCAGACAGTTCCATCTGGCATCTCGCCCAGGTGCGTGAGACAGCGGTGCTCGGTGAGAACTGCGTCATCGGACGCGGTGCCTACATCGGGACCGGCGTCGTACTGGGCGACAACTGCAAGGTGCAGAACTACGCACTGGTCTACGAGCCGGCCGTGCTCGGTCACGGCGTCTTCATCGGGCCGGCCGTGGTGCTGACGAACGACACCTACCCACGGGCGGTCAACCCAGACGGCACGCAGAAGAGCGCGCACGACTGGGAACCCGTCGGGGTCACGATCAGGGATGGCGCTTCCATCGGCGCCCGCGCGGTGTGCGTCGCACCGGTGACCATCGGCGCCTGGGCGACTGTCGCCGCCGGCGCCGTCGTCACGCGCGACGTGCCCGACTTCGCCCTCATGGCCGGTGTGCCAGCGCGCCGGTTGGGCTGGGTCGGCAGAGCAGGACAGCGACTCGTCGAAGACGGTTCGTACTGGGTGTGCCCGGCCACGGGAACCCGATACAGAGAGAACGAAGGGGCGCTCGAAGAGCTTGCCGAACATGACTGA
- a CDS encoding DegT/DnrJ/EryC1/StrS family aminotransferase gives MTDTFIPAAKPIIGDDERAAVDRVLLSGMVAQGPEVAEFEREFAAEMVEGRASVAVNSGTSGLHLGLLASGVGAGDEVIVPSFTFAATGNSVALTGATPVFADIEPDYFSLDPRAVEAAITPRTKGIMPVHLYGHPALMADLRAVADRHGIALYEDAAQAHGAEIDGHRVGTFGTFAMFSLYPTKNMTSGEGGMVSCADETIVRNVKLLRNQGMEKQYENEVIGFNNRMTDIHAAIGRVQLTKVGGWTATRRANAAFLDENLTGVVIPPVAPGARHVYHQYTVRVPEDRDGFVAALREEYAIGSGVYYPIPNHRLPSLAGFAPALELPETERAASEVVSLPVHPSLSQGDLERIVSAVNALAGAGA, from the coding sequence ATGACTGATACTTTCATCCCCGCAGCGAAGCCGATCATCGGCGACGACGAGCGAGCAGCCGTCGACCGCGTACTCCTCTCAGGAATGGTGGCCCAGGGCCCCGAGGTCGCTGAATTCGAGCGCGAGTTCGCGGCCGAGATGGTGGAGGGACGCGCGAGCGTCGCCGTCAACTCCGGCACCTCGGGACTGCACCTCGGCCTGCTGGCCTCCGGAGTCGGAGCGGGCGACGAGGTCATCGTTCCGTCGTTCACCTTCGCCGCCACGGGGAACTCCGTCGCGCTCACCGGAGCCACCCCGGTGTTCGCCGACATCGAGCCCGACTACTTCTCGCTCGATCCGCGCGCCGTCGAGGCCGCCATCACCCCGCGCACCAAGGGCATCATGCCCGTGCACCTCTACGGACACCCCGCCCTCATGGCTGACCTGCGCGCCGTCGCCGACCGCCACGGCATCGCCCTGTACGAGGATGCCGCCCAGGCCCACGGCGCGGAGATCGACGGCCACCGGGTGGGCACGTTCGGCACCTTCGCCATGTTCAGCCTCTACCCGACCAAGAACATGACCAGCGGCGAGGGTGGCATGGTCAGCTGCGCGGACGAGACCATCGTGCGCAACGTGAAACTGCTGCGCAACCAGGGCATGGAGAAGCAGTACGAGAACGAGGTCATCGGGTTCAACAACCGCATGACCGACATCCACGCAGCCATCGGCCGCGTGCAGCTGACCAAGGTGGGCGGCTGGACCGCGACCCGACGCGCCAACGCCGCGTTCCTCGATGAGAACCTCACCGGCGTCGTGATCCCTCCCGTCGCCCCCGGCGCCCGTCACGTCTACCACCAGTACACGGTTCGAGTCCCCGAGGACCGCGACGGCTTCGTCGCAGCGCTCCGCGAGGAGTACGCCATCGGCTCCGGCGTGTACTACCCGATCCCCAACCACCGCCTGCCGTCGCTGGCCGGATTCGCCCCGGCCCTCGAGCTGCCCGAGACCGAGCGCGCGGCATCCGAGGTCGTCTCGCTGCCCGTGCACCCCTCGCTCTCGCAGGGCGACCTCGAGCGCATCGTCAGTGCCGTCAATGCTCTCGCAGGAGCCGGCGCCTGA
- a CDS encoding Gfo/Idh/MocA family protein, producing the protein MADTLRAGLLGVGVMGRHHARVLREVDGVELVAIADPGGDPHGVAGALEVLPDIQSLIAAGLDIAVVAVPTQFHEDAALQLAAAGVHTLVEKPIAHSVEAGNRMVTAFAEAGLVGAVGHVERFNPALQELRSRLAAGDLGEVYQIVTRRQSAFPTRIADVGVAKDLASHDIDLTSWVAQSTYASLYAQTTFKSGRNHEDMIAVTGRLANGVIVSHLVNWLSPMKERVTVVTGERGAYVADTSTGDLTFFANGTIPLEWESVSSFRGVSEGDVTRFSFAKREPLRVEHEAFRDAVLGHSNDIVTLEQGLRTLEVVEGALESARSGLPVVF; encoded by the coding sequence ATGGCCGACACGCTGCGCGCCGGCCTCTTGGGCGTCGGCGTCATGGGGCGCCACCACGCCCGCGTGCTGCGAGAAGTGGACGGGGTCGAACTCGTCGCCATCGCAGATCCCGGTGGCGACCCTCACGGGGTCGCCGGAGCACTCGAGGTGCTCCCCGACATTCAATCGCTCATCGCCGCGGGGCTCGACATCGCGGTCGTCGCGGTCCCCACGCAGTTCCACGAGGATGCTGCCCTTCAACTTGCCGCTGCAGGAGTTCACACCCTCGTCGAGAAACCCATCGCCCACAGCGTCGAAGCAGGCAACCGCATGGTGACCGCGTTCGCCGAGGCCGGGCTGGTCGGCGCGGTGGGCCATGTCGAGCGGTTCAACCCTGCCCTCCAGGAGCTTCGTTCCAGGTTGGCCGCAGGCGACCTCGGCGAGGTGTACCAGATCGTCACCCGTCGCCAGAGCGCCTTCCCCACGCGCATCGCCGATGTCGGTGTGGCGAAGGACCTTGCTTCCCATGACATCGACCTGACCTCGTGGGTGGCGCAGAGCACCTATGCCTCTCTGTACGCGCAGACCACCTTCAAGAGCGGTCGCAACCATGAGGACATGATCGCCGTGACCGGGCGTCTCGCGAACGGTGTGATCGTCTCTCACCTGGTGAACTGGCTCAGCCCCATGAAGGAGCGAGTCACCGTCGTGACCGGCGAGCGCGGCGCCTACGTCGCCGATACGTCGACCGGCGACCTCACCTTCTTCGCGAACGGCACGATCCCGCTCGAATGGGAGTCCGTGTCCTCGTTCCGCGGGGTCTCGGAAGGAGACGTGACACGGTTCTCCTTCGCCAAGCGCGAGCCACTGCGCGTGGAACACGAGGCCTTCCGTGACGCTGTACTCGGCCATTCGAACGACATCGTGACTCTCGAGCAGGGCCTGCGAACCCTCGAGGTCGTCGAAGGTGCGCTTGAGTCGGCACGCAGCGGGTTGCCCGTCGTCTTCTGA
- a CDS encoding glycosyltransferase family 4 protein — translation MQVTLVSRIFSPEAAAASFRLRALTQALVAGGDRVDVLTSAVPPFLRSDSEPEVPGVRVRRAPVLRDRHGYVRGYLQYLSFDVPAFFRVLFGARCDVVVVEPPPTTGLLVRLACAIRRLPYVYYAADIWSDATAATDAPGVVVQGVRWIEARALRGARRVIAVSDGVRARVLMLAPNADVVVVPNGIDTEIFTPDGDVDVDAPWGIYAGTTSEWQGADIFIRAMPAVLAVHPNATIAFLGQGSAWAALEALAAVVAPGAVKFRGSVPPAQAARWLRSARAGLVSLMPGQGYDFALPTKIFASSATGTPVVFAGPGPSRHVIASGRLGVAVDYDAESVANALIDAFGQAEDTRERGRRAQWVAKNASSAARASEAAGVVRSAAALGRE, via the coding sequence ATGCAAGTAACCCTCGTCAGCCGGATCTTCTCCCCAGAGGCGGCCGCTGCATCCTTCCGACTCCGGGCTCTCACTCAGGCGCTGGTGGCTGGGGGAGACCGGGTCGATGTCCTCACGAGCGCTGTCCCGCCGTTCCTCCGTTCGGATTCCGAACCGGAGGTACCGGGAGTGCGCGTCCGACGGGCTCCGGTGCTGCGCGACCGGCACGGCTATGTGCGGGGCTACCTGCAGTATCTGAGCTTCGACGTGCCGGCGTTCTTCCGCGTGTTGTTCGGGGCGCGCTGCGACGTCGTGGTCGTCGAGCCGCCGCCCACGACTGGGCTTCTCGTCCGCCTCGCGTGCGCAATTCGCCGTCTGCCGTACGTGTACTACGCGGCTGACATCTGGTCGGACGCGACGGCCGCCACGGATGCCCCCGGCGTCGTCGTACAGGGAGTTCGCTGGATCGAGGCCCGTGCGCTGCGCGGCGCGCGTCGAGTGATCGCGGTGAGCGACGGAGTGCGGGCCCGCGTGCTCATGTTAGCTCCGAATGCCGATGTCGTGGTTGTTCCGAACGGCATCGACACGGAGATCTTCACTCCAGACGGTGACGTCGACGTCGATGCGCCTTGGGGAATCTACGCAGGGACGACGAGCGAGTGGCAGGGCGCTGATATCTTCATTCGGGCCATGCCGGCAGTGCTGGCGGTTCACCCGAACGCCACGATCGCGTTCCTCGGGCAGGGCAGCGCGTGGGCGGCGCTGGAGGCGCTAGCGGCAGTCGTGGCGCCGGGAGCGGTGAAGTTCCGTGGATCCGTGCCGCCCGCCCAGGCTGCGCGGTGGCTTCGTTCGGCTCGAGCAGGGCTCGTGAGCCTCATGCCCGGACAAGGTTACGATTTCGCGCTGCCGACGAAGATCTTCGCATCGAGCGCGACGGGTACTCCTGTCGTCTTTGCAGGCCCCGGCCCTTCGCGACACGTCATCGCCTCGGGCCGTCTTGGGGTTGCCGTGGACTACGACGCAGAATCCGTGGCGAACGCGCTGATCGACGCCTTCGGACAGGCGGAGGACACCAGGGAACGAGGCCGACGCGCGCAGTGGGTGGCCAAGAACGCTTCGAGCGCTGCGCGCGCCAGCGAAGCGGCGGGTGTCGTGCGAAGCGCCGCCGCGTTGGGGAGAGAATGA